The Streptococcus mitis region ATTTTTAATGGTTGCAGTGTCAGTTCCATTCAAGTAAACCTGTCCACGACTTGGTTTGTCCAGCATAGCTAGGATATTGAGAAGAGTGGATTTACCAGAACCAGACTCACCCATGATGGCAACGTAGTCACCTTTTTCGACGGTAAAGTGAATATCCTTGAGGGCTTCTACTTGGTTGCCCTGAAAACGAGTTTTGTAAATTTTTTGAACGTGTTTTACATCTAAAAGTGTCATGAGAATCTCCTTTCTTAATATCCCATCAAATGAAATGTTGCTTGCATCATAGCGCATCCCAGCTGAACGCGCTCGATATCTTTGTGGCTTGGTTTTCTTGTTTTCTTCTGTAAGATTTGTTTCATGATGTTACTCCTTTGTTCTTTATGAGTCTAGTTTACATCAAAAAAAGACCGCTTGCCATAACCTAACCTTACAAAAGAGACTTTAATCTTACATTTTTGTAAGATTGGGGGAAATGTAAGCAAAATTACTTAGAAAATTATTTGATTTCCTATTTTTAAAATTGTAAAATATAAGTATGAAAAGGCTTACTTTGGAAAGGAGGAAGCGGGAACTAACATTTGAGTAAGCTTACCTAGGGTAACACACTATTAAATTGAACACTTACAAATCGTACTACCTATAAGGAAAGAAGGTGCGCTTTAATGAAACATAAAGAACATATACTCATCGGAATTCTCTATCTCCTCTCTCCATTCATCGGTCAGCTCTTAGTTGAAAAAACATACTTTATCGGTACAGAATTTACAGCTACTGCTTATGCTATTTGCTGGCTATCAGTTGTTATCAGTATCCATCATTTATCAAAAAATGTATTGTCTCAGCATGAAAAATCAGATTAGAAATCTAAGTTCAAAATAATATTTTTAGTTTACAGATGAGACTGGCGAAATATTATTAAAAGTAAAAAAGCTTTAAATCAAGCAGTTTAGACTATTGATTTAAAGCTTTTTGCTTATTCCAAATCTTCTGTAGAATCTCACCAAAACCAGCCTTCATTGTCGTCAATGGCTTGGGCTTCTTTGCGTTTTCGTGGGCCTGTTCCGTACATTTCTGCTTCGATTTCTTCCTTGGTAGGCATGATAGAAGCTAGGATGATATAGATAATCACGCCAAGTCCAAAGTTTGCAACTGTAAAAATGGCAAACAGAAAACGAACAAGGGTAACATCAAAGTTCCACTTGTCTGACAGACCTGCCAGAACTCCTGAAATCATACGATTTCGTCTCATTTTATAAAATTTACTGTTCATGATATTTCCTCTTTCTGCTAGGTTAGACATAGTATATCACGGGTAGGCTCGGCTTTCATCAGTCCTCAGGCTGATTTATTAGTAGCAATTTACCTCGACAAAGTCCACAGCGATAGCGTTTGGTATCAATCCTTCGCTTGCGCTGATACCTTTGCTGGCAGGATTGACAACGATAAAGCTTGAGTGGTTTGGAGTTGCTATTGGGCAAGGATGGTACAAAGCGTAATCCATCCACTGCTTTCAAAAGTTCCTTAAAATCCCGATCCTTGTGTTGATAGCCCTTCCCTTGAAAATAGAGGTGATAATGACAGAGTTCATGTCGGACAATTTTCCTAAAAACGTCCAACCCCAGTTCCTGATAAACCTTAGGATTAAAATCCAAATGCCCATCTTTGGGGAAAAATCGTCCACCTGTCGAACGTAGACGAGAATTCCACTGAACATGATGGATAAAAGGTCTGCCGAAGTCTTCTAGTGAAACCTGCTTAACGTAATCAGTCAGTTTCATTTGGAGCTAGGAGCGACAGATTGACTTTTTCACGTTCAGTATCAATTTTCTTAACCCAAACGGTCACCAAATCTCCGACTGACACTACTTGGCTGGGATGTTTAATAAATTTACGACTCATGTGGGAAATATGAATCAGACCGTCCTCATGAATCCCAATGTCGACGAAGGCTCCAAAGTCAACGACGTTACGCACAACACCTTCTAGCTTCTGACCTACCAGTAGGTCTTTGATATCTAGGACATCTTGGCGAAGCACAGGTGCATCAAAGGAATCACGGAAATCTCGACCTGGTTTGAGAAGATCTGCAATGATATCTTTAAGAGTTTCTGGACCAAGATTCAGTTCTTGCGCCATTTCCTTGACTGAAAGCGACTTGAGTTTGCCTTGGGCTTCTTCGTTTAGGTCTTTAATATCTAAACGTTTGAAGAGCTCCTTAACAGCAGAGTAATTTTCTGGGTGAACTCCTGTATTATCAAGGATATTGCTACTTTCAGGGATACGAAGGAAACCAGCTGCCTGTTCAAAGGCCTTGGCCCCCAGACGAGGAACTTTCTTGATTTGAGCGCGTGAAGTGATTTTTCCTTCTTCTTCGCGGTATTTGACAATATTTTCAGAGATAGTTTTGTTGAGTCCAGCTACGTGTGAAAGAAGAGCAGGACTGGCTGTATTAACATTGACACCGACTTGGTTCACCACGGTATCCACGACAAAGTCCAGACTCTCAGACAATTTCTTCTGGCTGACATCGTGCTGATACTGACCGACACCAATTGACTTAGGATCGATTTTGACCAATTCTGCAAGCGGATCTTGCAAACGACGGGCGATAGAAATGGCAGAGCGTTTTTCAACGGTCAAGTCTGGGAACTCCTGACGAGCAAGTTCGCTGGCAGAGTAGACCGAAGCACCACTTTCATTGACAATGACATAGCTGACTTCAGGAAAATCTTTAAGAACTTCCGCCACAAAGGCTTCACTTTCACGACTGGCCGTTCCATTTCCGATGGCAATAATCTCTACACCGTATTGACCAATCAAGTCTGCCAAATCTTTCTTGGCTTCTTCGATTTGACGAGCTGATGCTGGTTTGACAGGATAAATGACCTGAGTTGTCAGCATTTTTCCTGTTGCATCAACGACAGCTAGCTTGGCACCTGTACGAAAGGCTGGGTCAAACCCAAGAACCACGCGCCCTTTCAGTGGAGCAACCAAGAGGAGATTGCGTAGGTTGTCAGAAAAGAGTTGGATAGCTCCTTCTTCTGCTTTCTCAGTTAGTTCTGTCCGAATACGACGCTCGATAGCAGGCAAGACTTTTTTCTTAACTGACTGTTGAACAACTTCATCTATATAGGCGTTTTTCACCTTGAAACGAGTTGCAAAGAAAGCTAGAATGCGGTCTATTGCATGTTCAAAACCGACCTTCAAGACACCTAGCTTTTCCCCACGATTGAGGGCCAATGTACGATAACCCTGCATATTTTCAACCGTCTCTGAAAAATCATAATAAATCTGAAAAACCTGCTTTTCATCAAGACTTTCATCCTTGACTTGAGAAGTGAGTTTAGAGTGTCTCAACACCTCCTGATAAGTTAGAGCGCGTAAATTGACATCCTCCGATAAGGCTTCGACCAAGATATCAACTGCACCAGCCAAAGCCTCCTTACCAGTCGCAAATCCTTCACAGACGAACTTTTCAGCTTCCTTCTCTAAGCCAGCTACATTCTGCAAAATCAAGCGAGCAAGTGGGAAGAGTCCGGCTTCACGGGCAATAGTTGCCTTGGTCCGACGCTTTTCCTTGTATGGAAGATAAAGTTCTTCTACTTCTGCTAGTTTTTCGGCTGCTAAGATAGCTTCTTCCAACTCCTTTGTCAACTTGCCTTGTTCTTGAATCTTAGCCAAGACAGCTTCCTTACGGTCGTTGAGATTTGTCAGACTTTTATCCAAGTCGATAATGGCCTTAATCGTCACCTCATCCAGACTACCAGTCATGTCCTTGCGATAACGCGCGATAAAGGGAATAGTCGCCCCTTCAGCTGTCAAACTTAGAACGGTATCAATTTGCTTTAAAGTCACTCCCAAATCTTGGGAGATTTTTTCATATTTTTTATCCATGAATCTATTATACCATAAGCTAATAGTATTCAAATTATCTCTTACAATTTTAAAACATAGGTTGGGAAATAAATTTACTTCATTTCAATATTCTATTCATTCAGAAGGTTGCAATTTAATTCTAATAGTTTACAAAAGGACTAGTGATTAATTTCACTGTTTTTATTTTTTACAAAACGCTTTATAAAGCTATTTGTTGAAGTTAACGAATCAATTTTCAGAGCAAATAAAAAACCGCAAGCCTGAGCCTGCGGTGAGTGTAATCTATTTTGAAATTTCAAATAAAAAAGGAGCATTTAAGCCCCTCCTTTGAAATAACGGACACTTGGCTGGTCGGTGTACCCAGCATCTCAGATACCTTTTTCAAGGTGCGGCAGGAACCTTTCTGCCCTCAAATGTCTTTCGTTAATGTTATTCTAGCACTATCTACTTTTTTTGTCAAGTTTTCTCAATCTACCCAGACTTAATACGACTTTGTAACTTGAAATCTTGTAAGCGATACATGGTCGGAACATAAAAGAAATCTCCACTTTTATGTAACTTGATGGCAACAAGAACATTATCATCAAATCTTTTAACATATTCAAAACTAGCATCTTTCTCTCGTGGATTGACCCCAACGAAATCTGGATTACTTAGTATAAGTTCCAGATCTTCGATATGATGAATCACATCATTATGATACCGTTTCAGCATATGACTTCTTAAACCTTCTTTGTTAACTTTGATATCACTAGCTTCAAGAACAATATTAAAAATTTCTTTTATTTCGTCAGTAACCTAACCGATCTTTTTTTGTTCCATCGTTTCCTCCATTATTCCACAATTATTATATCACAATCATAGTGTATATTAGGATATATCACGCTCTATTATTCGTTAGATCCTCAATTTTAACTTTTCCCTTTTCCTCAAAATAATAGTATAATAGAGGTAGAATTTAGAATCGAGGTACACCTATGGCTGTAAAATTTACAAAACGAGACGACTTGGACAAGATGTTTGAAGAGTTTGCTAAACTCCCTGATTTGAAACAAGTCACTTTCCCTGATGACAAAGAGAAAAAAGCCAAAGCAGAAAAGAAAAACTAGATGACTGCTTTCCAACAACTCCCATCTAGTGTGCTTCAGACTGGAGCTATTTTCCTCTCCATTATCATTGAAGCCCTCCCTTTCGTGCTGATAGGAAGTATTGTCTCAGGGCTGATTGAGGTCTATATCACACCTGACAAGGTTTATCATTTTCTCCCTCGAAATCGTTGGGGGAGAATCTTTTTTGGCACCTTCGTCGGGATACTTTTTCCCTCTTGTGAATGTGGAATTGTTCCCATTATCAATCGTTTTCTGGAAAAGAAGGTCCCCAGTTACACGGCTGTTCCCTTTCTTGTGACAGCACCTGTTATCAATCCCATTGTTCTCTTTGCGACCTATTCTGCCTTTGGGAACTCCTTCCATGTCGCTCTGTTACGAGCTCTAGGTTCCATTGTAGTGGCTGTGATACTTGGGATTTTTCTAGGATTCTTCTGGCAAGAACCGATTCAGAAAGAAAATCGTTTGGCCTGTCATGAGCACGATTTTTCTCATTTGAGTTTTGCAAAAAAAATTTTTCAGGTCTTTGTGCAAGCCATTGATGAATTTTTTGATACGGGACGCTATTTGGTATTTGGCTGTCTCTTTGCCTCTGTTATACAGGTCTATGTTCCGACACGGATTCTGACCTCTATCAGTGCGACCCCTCTTTTTGCCATCCTGCTCTTGATGCTTTTGGCCTTTCTTCTTTCTCTCTGCAGTGAGGCGGATGCCTTTATCGGTGCTTCTCTTCTCTCAAGTTTCGGCTTAGCACCAGTTCTGGCCTTTCTGGTGATTGGTCCAATGCTGGATATCAAAAATATTCTCATGATGAAAAATTACTTGAAAGCACGATTTATCAGTCACTTCATTATGATTGTGACTCTTGTCATCTTAGTATATTCTCTCTTGATTGGAGTCATCCTATGATTCGATTTTTAGTTTTAGCTGGCTATTTTGAATTGACCATTTATCTCCATCTGTCGGGCAAATTAAACCAGTACATCAACATGCACTATTCCTATCTGGCCTATATTTCCATGGTACTTTCCTTTATCTTGGCTATTGTTCAATTGTATATCTGGATGAAGCAAGTCAAAACCCATAGTCATCTGAACAGCCGTTTGGCTAAAGGAACTAGTATTGCTCTTCTTGCCATTCCAATTGTCGTCGGCTTAACTTTCCCAACTGTTAGCTTGGATTCTCAGACCGTTTCTGCCAAAGGCTATCATTTCCCCTTATCAGAAGGCACGGATCAAGCCATTCAGACAAGTGAAGGAACGACAAGCCAATATTTGAAACCAGATACCAGTTCTTATTTTTCAAAATCAGCTTATGAAAAGGAAATGCGAACTGCGGCGGATAAATACTTGTCCCAAGATAGTATTCAGATCACCAACGAAAACTATATGGAAGTCATGGAGGCTATCTACGACTATCCAGATGAGTTTGAGGGTAAGACAGTCCAGTTCACAGGCTTTGTCTATAATGACCCCAGTCATACCAATAGCCAATTTCTGTTCCGCTTCGGTATTATTCACTGTATCGCGGATTCAGGTGTCTATGGATTGCTGACCAAGGGAAATACCCGTCAGTATGAGAACAACACTTGGATAACAGCCAAAGGAAAACTGGTCAATCACTACCATAAAGAACTCAAACAAAACCTCCCAACCTTGGAAATTGACAGTTTTACCAAAGTCGATAAACCAGAAAATCCCTATGTGTATCGCGTGTTTTAAAAAGCAAACTAAATCAATTAAAAACAAAACGAACAAGTTCTCTTCTGAATGACAGAAAAAGAGCCTGTTCGTTTTTTGTTATCTGAGTATTAATGATTTTTAGATTTAAATCTTATAACATTTTAAGTAATACAAGTAGCTCATTGAGAATAAGCGAGCCACTTATTAATTATACTAGCGATTTCTTTGGGTGCTTCAGTATAAAGCTCATGGCTAACGTTTTCTAGAAAAATAGTATCAAAATAATCTGGCAGTTCTTTTAAGGCTTCCTCTCTCCATGTAGCTTCATTAGGATAGCGAGGACTAATAAACAAGGTATCTCCCACTTCTCTCTTAAAAGCTTGTATTTTCCTCCGTAGGCGGAGTATCGCTTCTATATTTTCATAATTTATAGCCAACTCATATCTATTATACTCCGCATTCCAGTGATAGGACTGTCTTACGGCTTTCTCCATATTTTCTGACCAATACTTTGCTTCAGATTTCTCTTTAGAAATAAGAAGAGCTAAGTCTGAAACGACTTGAGATTCGATATAGTTTTTAGCTTCCTCTAACTCTGTATCTAAAGGTAAAATCTTATCTAAATCTAGATAGCCACCATCCAAAAGAATTAGTTTTTTCACTTCATAAAATTCCGATGCAAGATAACGCGCCAAATCTCCTCCAAGAGAATGACCTATCAGACAGATAGATTCTTCCTCTACAATCTCATTTTTAAACCATGATTTCAATTCTGTTTCATCTCGAAGATACTTTTCATATGGATTTAAAAAATAAACTTGCGAATCTAGTTCTTGAAGAAAATCCTTGCTATGATAGACATTGCTTCCCAAACCGCCAATAAAATATATTTTCATTCTCTACTTAATACTATGCTTGTTCATCTTTTGTTCAAAGATAGTTGTGATAATCTGACGCAATTCTTCGCGTTCTTTTTCTGGAATCTCACCACTTGTTTGAGCTGCAGCGTAGAGTTCAGGATGTTCAATTGAAATGCGTTTAATCGTACGTGTCGTAGCGTGTTTTCTGACGAAAAATGGGATTCGCTTAATCAAGTCTTGTGGTACTAGCGCAAGAATCTTTTCGGCAGTTTCCTTGTCACTAATCTTAGACGTCGTAAGTCCCTTCTTAATCATTTCCTGTTCTTTTTCTGTAAAATCTTTTAATTCCATTCGATTTGTCCTCCTATTTACTCTAAGTTAAATTATATACCAATCCGGATAAAACTACAAATAGACTGTTTTGAAATATGTGCAATACTGTGAAGAAGACTCTGATTTTTAATTATGAATCTTCCTTCTCAGTCACTTCCCATACTTCTGATTGATAACCTGCCCCATCAATATCGTATCTTTAGATATAACCAATAAATGTTTCATTTTTTCGTGGTTCCTGGCTATTAATGATTGACTCATCAAAAATATAAATAAAAGATCCCCCAACGTGAAAAATCTTATCTGATTTTTAAAGTATATCGGAAGAAACTTGGAGAAGTTATCACAAAAACTCCATAATATTCATATTAGTTTTCACCATTACGAATATTATAGAGTTAATAACTGATGTTGATTTTAAATATAGTTATTTTATATAATGCCTAGTCTTCCTGCCAAAATATATACGTAATATTTTCTAAATGAACGATATACTTAAACTCTAGAAAATCTGGCTCTTCATAATAATCAATAGAATCAAAGAAAAAATAATCATACTCAATTTTTTTAGAATGTTTGTATATGTACAAGCTATGAGGATGATTTTTGTTACCCCAAAAATCTATCTCTATATGATGGATATCCTTCTCTTTATAATGTCTCTCTATAAATTGATTAACAGCCTCAACATATTCCATTATTTACCTCGTAATTATTATTAGGAAACTTAACTTAGCATTCTATACTAGTAAATGATTTAGATTGCTTAATTAACTAAATTACTTTCTTTTCCAGATTCTATATTTTCTTTTAATAATTCAAAATCAACAAACTCAGCTAATCGACAATAATCACAATCGTTTTTACCACAACTACCAGTAAAATCAGCTGTATTCATATGAGACCAAAAGTTTTGAATTTGTGATGTAACTAAGTCTAAATCCTCTTTCGTAACTTGTATAGTGTGAATTGAATAGCCACTTTCAGTACTATTGTCATCAAGAAAAATATACTGAGTTTCAATTCGTTTATCAGTCATATCTATTTCAGAAGAATTTTCTAATAAAAGATTATAGAAGACTGCTTGACGCCAATAATCATGTCCAACTTCTAGCTCCTCAATACCTCTTTGAGCAGAACCTGTCTTATAATCTACAACTCGAATAAGATCATTATCAAATTCAAGCTTATCGATAATCCCATTGATTAAGTAATTATCTCCTAATTTAACACGAAGTTCTTTCTCTAAGAAAACATGCTCTCCTTTTAAACTATTTGGAATATAATATTCAAAAAGATTAGTCAGCAAGTTATGTCCGTATTCTTTTAATTCTTCTACAGACATTGTATCAATGATTTCCTCTTGATGAGAGTACAATGAACTATCATAGAATTCAATCGCTTCCTCTAATTGTAAATCTTCTTTATAGATTTTTTCCATTGTTTCATGAATTGCAGTCCCAAATACGGGGCCTGTGGGGGCATGATTGATTGTTATTTTTGTAGATTTTTCTTTTGCTCCTGATGATAATCCTGCTGCTTGAGATAACTGTAAAACATCATCAAAGTAGATACTCTTTGGACAACGCAGGTAACGATTCAATTTGCTAACGCTTAAACTCTTATAATTTCCCCGTGTTTGTTGATAAGTCGCAACCTCTAAGGCTTCAGTATTATCAAATTTAGGTGCTGTGTTAGCCAATACTTGGAGACAGTAGTCGCATGGGTAATTATCTCTGTCCTTTTTCAAAACTCCACAACCACAGTTAAAATCACCTTGTTTAATTTTCATAATAGACTCTTTAATCTGATTAAGCACTATATCAACTTCCTTTTGAGTGATTCGTATATCTTCAGTTTCAGAAAAACCATCTTCATTCATTGAATCCTCAACAAAAACATACTTAACTAGTATTTCTTTGTCAGAAATATCGATACCGGCATTTTTGAACAGGATATAATAAAATACAGCCTGACGCCAATAATCACCACCTAGAGGGACTTTTTCACTCGGAGCTACTAATTTCTTTTTAGCATTTTCAGCATTTCCTGTTTTATAGTCAATTAGACGTACTATATTGCATTCGGATTCAATTTTATCGATTTTTCCGTTTATCTCGATATCAGATACTTCCGATAGGTCTACGGTGGTATTTAAAATATCGCCTAGTCGAACACCTTGAATAGGTACCTCAACTGCAACTACACCATCTTTGAGGTAGCCAGCTTTCTTGTAAAGATTTTCGATAATCTTTTTCCCTCTAGCATAGTCATCTTTCTTTATTCTATCTGAAGTCAATTGATAAGAT contains the following coding sequences:
- a CDS encoding PspC domain-containing protein, which translates into the protein MNSKFYKMRRNRMISGVLAGLSDKWNFDVTLVRFLFAIFTVANFGLGVIIYIILASIMPTKEEIEAEMYGTGPRKRKEAQAIDDNEGWFW
- a CDS encoding SprT family protein translates to MKLTDYVKQVSLEDFGRPFIHHVQWNSRLRSTGGRFFPKDGHLDFNPKVYQELGLDVFRKIVRHELCHYHLYFQGKGYQHKDRDFKELLKAVDGLRFVPSLPNSNSKPLKLYRCQSCQQRYQRKRRIDTKRYRCGLCRGKLLLINQPED
- a CDS encoding Tex family protein, producing MDKKYEKISQDLGVTLKQIDTVLSLTAEGATIPFIARYRKDMTGSLDEVTIKAIIDLDKSLTNLNDRKEAVLAKIQEQGKLTKELEEAILAAEKLAEVEELYLPYKEKRRTKATIAREAGLFPLARLILQNVAGLEKEAEKFVCEGFATGKEALAGAVDILVEALSEDVNLRALTYQEVLRHSKLTSQVKDESLDEKQVFQIYYDFSETVENMQGYRTLALNRGEKLGVLKVGFEHAIDRILAFFATRFKVKNAYIDEVVQQSVKKKVLPAIERRIRTELTEKAEEGAIQLFSDNLRNLLLVAPLKGRVVLGFDPAFRTGAKLAVVDATGKMLTTQVIYPVKPASARQIEEAKKDLADLIGQYGVEIIAIGNGTASRESEAFVAEVLKDFPEVSYVIVNESGASVYSASELARQEFPDLTVEKRSAISIARRLQDPLAELVKIDPKSIGVGQYQHDVSQKKLSESLDFVVDTVVNQVGVNVNTASPALLSHVAGLNKTISENIVKYREEEGKITSRAQIKKVPRLGAKAFEQAAGFLRIPESSNILDNTGVHPENYSAVKELFKRLDIKDLNEEAQGKLKSLSVKEMAQELNLGPETLKDIIADLLKPGRDFRDSFDAPVLRQDVLDIKDLLVGQKLEGVVRNVVDFGAFVDIGIHEDGLIHISHMSRKFIKHPSQVVSVGDLVTVWVKKIDTEREKVNLSLLAPNETD
- a CDS encoding SPJ_0845 family protein → MAVKFTKRDDLDKMFEEFAKLPDLKQVTFPDDKEKKAKAEKKN
- a CDS encoding permease; amino-acid sequence: MTAFQQLPSSVLQTGAIFLSIIIEALPFVLIGSIVSGLIEVYITPDKVYHFLPRNRWGRIFFGTFVGILFPSCECGIVPIINRFLEKKVPSYTAVPFLVTAPVINPIVLFATYSAFGNSFHVALLRALGSIVVAVILGIFLGFFWQEPIQKENRLACHEHDFSHLSFAKKIFQVFVQAIDEFFDTGRYLVFGCLFASVIQVYVPTRILTSISATPLFAILLLMLLAFLLSLCSEADAFIGASLLSSFGLAPVLAFLVIGPMLDIKNILMMKNYLKARFISHFIMIVTLVILVYSLLIGVIL
- a CDS encoding TIGR03943 family putative permease subunit, which encodes MIRFLVLAGYFELTIYLHLSGKLNQYINMHYSYLAYISMVLSFILAIVQLYIWMKQVKTHSHLNSRLAKGTSIALLAIPIVVGLTFPTVSLDSQTVSAKGYHFPLSEGTDQAIQTSEGTTSQYLKPDTSSYFSKSAYEKEMRTAADKYLSQDSIQITNENYMEVMEAIYDYPDEFEGKTVQFTGFVYNDPSHTNSQFLFRFGIIHCIADSGVYGLLTKGNTRQYENNTWITAKGKLVNHYHKELKQNLPTLEIDSFTKVDKPENPYVYRVF
- a CDS encoding alpha/beta hydrolase, which produces MKIYFIGGLGSNVYHSKDFLQELDSQVYFLNPYEKYLRDETELKSWFKNEIVEEESICLIGHSLGGDLARYLASEFYEVKKLILLDGGYLDLDKILPLDTELEEAKNYIESQVVSDLALLISKEKSEAKYWSENMEKAVRQSYHWNAEYNRYELAINYENIEAILRLRRKIQAFKREVGDTLFISPRYPNEATWREEALKELPDYFDTIFLENVSHELYTEAPKEIASIINKWLAYSQ